A single genomic interval of Carettochelys insculpta isolate YL-2023 chromosome 16, ASM3395843v1, whole genome shotgun sequence harbors:
- the ARPC1A gene encoding actin-related protein 2/3 complex subunit 1A, producing the protein MSLHQFLLEPITCHAWNRDRTQIAISPNNHEVHIYKKSGNQWVKAHELKEHNGHITGIDWAPKSDRIVTCGADRNAYVWSQKDGVWKPTLVILRINRAATFVKWSPLENKFAVGSGARLISVCYFESENDWWVSKHIKKPIRSTVLSLDWHPNNVLLAAGSCDFKCRVFSAYIKEVDEKPASTPWGSKMPFGQLMSEFGGAGSGGWVHSVSFSASGNRLAWVSHDSTVSVADASKNMMVSQLKTEFLPFLSVSFVSENSVVAAGHDCCPMLFNCDDRGSLTFVSKLDIPKQSIQRNISAMERFRNMDKRATTEDRNTTLETLHQNSITQVSIYEIDKRDCRKFCTTGIDGAMTIWDFKTLESSIQGLRIM; encoded by the exons ATGTCCCTACATCAGTTTTTACTAGAACCAATCACCTGCCATGCCTGGAACAGAGATCGTACTC AAATTGCTATTAGCCCTAATAACCATGAAGTTCACATCTATAAGAAGAGTGGGAACCAGTGGGTAAAAGCTCATGAGCTAAAGGAACACAATGGACATATTACAG GTATTGATTGGGCTCCCAAGAGTGACCGCATTGTAACTTGTGGTGCGGACCGTAATGCCTACGTCTGGAGTCAGAAAGATGGAGTATGGAAGCCAACTCTAGTGATTCTGAGAATTAATCGTGCAGCCACCTTTGTGAAATGGTCTCCTTTGGAGAATAAATTTGCCGTAGGAAGTGGAGCTCGACTCATATCAGTGTGCTACTTTGAGTCTGAAAATGACTG GTGGGTGAGTAAACACATTAAAAAGCCTATTCGCTCCACTGTTCTAAGTCTGGACTGGCACCCCAATAATGTCTTGCTGGCTGCAGGATCCTGTGACTTCAAATGCAG AGTGTTTTCTGCTTACATTAAGGAAGTGGATGAAAAGCCAGCCAGCACACCATGGGGCTCAAAGATGCCTTTTGGGCAGCTGATGTCAGAGTTTGGTGGCGCTGGAAGTGGAGGATGGGTGCATAGTGTCAGTTTTTCTGCCAGTGGTAACCGCCTAGCCTGGGTCAGCCATGACAGTACTGTGTCAGTTGCTGATGCATCAAAAAATATGat GGTTTCACAGCTGAAAACAGAGTTCCTCCCGTTCCTGAGTGTGTCGTTTGTCTCTGAGAACAGCGTGGTGGCAGCT GGCCATGATTGCTGCCCCATGCTCTTTAACTGTGATGACCGTGGCTCGCTGACCTTCGTTTCCAAACTAGACATTCCAAAGCAGAGCATCCAGCGCAATATTTCTGCCATGGAACGCTTCCGCAACATGGACAAGAGAGCCACTACAGAGGATCGTAACACTACTTTGGAGACGCTGCATCAAAACAGCATCAC CCAAGTGTCTATTTATGAAATAGACAAGCGAGATTGTCGCAAGTTCTGCACCACTGGCATTGACGGAGCAATGACCATCTGGGATTTCAAG ACCCTAGAGTCCTCTATCCAAGGTCTACGAATCATGTAA